A region of Plutella xylostella chromosome 29, ilPluXylo3.1, whole genome shotgun sequence DNA encodes the following proteins:
- the LOC125491027 gene encoding putative nuclease HARBI1 — translation MWRIQRILRLLDAAHRVDVDNRRRQLRHMRERNDPFDVPDAEFVATYRLPKETVLSLIEELTPFLNRPDPRDISVARKVLIALGFFAAGSYQRGVGQGATHGVCQPTVSRAIAEVTDALNHPQILTKYIVFPRTPEARNTVKRRFFEVYNFPGIVGCIDGTHVCILRPAQNEEEYFNRKHTHSLNVQIICDADLIILSVDASHGGATHDSAVWNGHPLKEYLQGLYDQGEAVWLLGDSGYAQRVIMMTPIVDATPGTREALYTDMHVKTRNCVERCIGVLKARWRCLLAARMLHYKPEKAARIVNACVVLHNVARKTGAPLLELTPEEEEEERREAIEGQAHAQGRDPPAQQPQQRRVDRALHAGREARASLVAQLRRR, via the exons aTGTGGCGGATTCAAAGAATCCTGCGTCTTCTGGATGCAGCTCACCGGGTGGATGTCGATAATCGCCGCCGTCAGCTGCGCCATATGAGAGAGAGGAATGACCCCTTCGATGTGCCCGATGCGGAGTTTGTCGCCACATACAGGCTTCCGAAGGAGACTGTCCTCTCTCTTATAGAGGAGTTAACTCCCTTTTTAAACCGCCCCGACCCAAGAGATATATCAGTGGCAAgaaag GTCTTAATTGCGCTTGGCTTTTTTGCTGCTGGGTCATACCAGAGAGGAGTCGGGCAAGGTGCTACACACGGTGTGTGCCAGCCCACTGTGTCGAGGGCTATAGCTGAAGTGACGGATGCACTTAACCATCCTCAAATATTAACCAAATATATTGTGTTTCCTAGAACACCAGAAGCTAGGAACACTGTAAAACGAAG aTTTTTTGAGGTATATAATTTCCCCGGGATTGTGGGCTGCATAGATGGCACTCATGTCTGCATCCTGAGGCCCGCGCAGAATGAGGAAGAATATTTCAACCGAAAACATACACATTCCCTCAATGTGCAAATT ATATGTGACGCAgatcttattattttaagtgtcGATGCCAGCCACGGCGGGGCTACTCACGACTCCGCTGTTTGGAATGGTCACCCTCTGAAAGAATACCTGCAGGGTCTATACGACCAAGGGGAAGCTGTGTGGCTCTTAG GTGACTCAGGATATGCTCAGCGGGTGATAATGATGACCCCTATTGTGGATGCCACCCCAGGAACTCGCGAGGCCTTATACACCGACATGCACGTCAAGACACGTAACTGTGTTGAGCGGTGCATCGGTGTATTGAAGGCACGTTGGCGGTGCTTGCTTGCAGCTCGAATGTTGCACTACAAGCCGGAGAAGGCGGCCCGCATAGTCAACGCATGTGTGGTGTTGCACAATGTGGCGCGCAAAACAGGTGCTCCTCTGTTGGAATTGACGCCTGAAGAAGAGGAAGAAGAGAGGCGTGAGGCCATTGAAGGCCAGGCGCATGCGCAGGGACGGGATCCTCCCGCGCAGCAGCCGCAGCAGCGCCGCGTGGACCGCGCGCTCCACGCCGGGCGCGAAGCCAGAGCTTCACTGGTCGCGCAACTGCGTCGCCGCTAA
- the LOC105383566 gene encoding uncharacterized protein LOC105383566 isoform X3, translating to MNETNTSSSRVSYSQLEALLAFMEEHRELAAGFLRSTEARHKSQKLWEELGITLNCIGGGSIKTAKGWSKYWSDYKNKLKARVRSLNKSHTGTGGGGALGPPLSAIEERAVGIMGPQFGKNIKNVQVDPLPPLNLNEGCCVVLPFGDENCPPPPPPPPATTATVTSGGNTATTSHSGLYEKPEPNISYATDNDEHGSSTPIKRIKMKRQRISTPRSALAEAKADVLNLQQEQLRCERATASALTMIAEAMNRQAAVNERQCRLLEEGLLIWKKANERSNEDT from the exons ATGAACGAGACGAATACTAGCAGCAGCAGAGTCTCCTACTCGCAGTTGGAGGCTCTGCTTGCTTTTATGGAGGAGCACCGGGAACTGGCTGCCGGGTTCCTAAGATCAACGGAAGCCCGGCACAAAAGCCAAAAGCTATGGGAGGAACTCGGGATCACTCTCAACTGCATAGGCGGGGGGTCAATTAAGACCGCGAAAGGGTGGTCTAAA tACTGGAGCGACTATAAGAATAAATTGAAGGCGCGGGTGAGGTCCCTCAACAAGTCCCACACTGGGACTGGAGGAGGGGGAGCACTAGGCCCTCCTCTGTCTGCAATAGAGGAGCGGGCAGTGGGGATAATGGGTCCCCAATTtggaaaaaacataaaaaatgtacAGGTTGACCCGCTGCCCCCTCTCAATTTAAATGAAGGTTGTTGTGTG gTGCTTCCCTTTGGAGACGAAAACTGTccgccaccaccaccaccgccACCTGCCACAACAGCCACTGTGACTAGTGGTGGCAATACTGCTACTACTAGTCATAGTGGCTTATATGAAAAACCTGAGCCTAATATTTCAT atGCCACTGATAATGATGAGCATGGAAGCTCTACACCTATCAAAAGGATCAAAATGAAACGGCAGC GTATTTCAACACCCAGAAGTGCATTGGCTGAAGCCAAAGCCGATGTactcaacttgcaacaagaaCAACTGCGCTGTGAGAGGGCCACGGCTTCAGCCCTCACAATGATAGCTGAAGCCATGAACCGTCAGGCTGCAGTGAATGAGAGGCAATGCAGGCTTCTTGAGGAGGGGCTCCTCATATGGAAAAAG GCTAATGAAAGGAGCAATGAAGACACTTAA
- the LOC105383566 gene encoding uncharacterized protein LOC105383566 isoform X1, protein MYPISVLNCFRIMNETNTSSSRVSYSQLEALLAFMEEHRELAAGFLRSTEARHKSQKLWEELGITLNCIGGGSIKTAKGWSKYWSDYKNKLKARVRSLNKSHTGTGGGGALGPPLSAIEERAVGIMGPQFGKNIKNVQVDPLPPLNLNEGCCVVLPFGDENCPPPPPPPPATTATVTSGGNTATTSHSGLYEKPEPNISYATDNDEHGSSTPIKRIKMKRQRISTPRSALAEAKADVLNLQQEQLRCERATASALTMIAEAMNRQAAVNERQCRLLEEGLLIWKKANERSNEDT, encoded by the exons atGTATCCAATTTctgttttgaattgttttagaaTCATGAACGAGACGAATACTAGCAGCAGCAGAGTCTCCTACTCGCAGTTGGAGGCTCTGCTTGCTTTTATGGAGGAGCACCGGGAACTGGCTGCCGGGTTCCTAAGATCAACGGAAGCCCGGCACAAAAGCCAAAAGCTATGGGAGGAACTCGGGATCACTCTCAACTGCATAGGCGGGGGGTCAATTAAGACCGCGAAAGGGTGGTCTAAA tACTGGAGCGACTATAAGAATAAATTGAAGGCGCGGGTGAGGTCCCTCAACAAGTCCCACACTGGGACTGGAGGAGGGGGAGCACTAGGCCCTCCTCTGTCTGCAATAGAGGAGCGGGCAGTGGGGATAATGGGTCCCCAATTtggaaaaaacataaaaaatgtacAGGTTGACCCGCTGCCCCCTCTCAATTTAAATGAAGGTTGTTGTGTG gTGCTTCCCTTTGGAGACGAAAACTGTccgccaccaccaccaccgccACCTGCCACAACAGCCACTGTGACTAGTGGTGGCAATACTGCTACTACTAGTCATAGTGGCTTATATGAAAAACCTGAGCCTAATATTTCAT atGCCACTGATAATGATGAGCATGGAAGCTCTACACCTATCAAAAGGATCAAAATGAAACGGCAGC GTATTTCAACACCCAGAAGTGCATTGGCTGAAGCCAAAGCCGATGTactcaacttgcaacaagaaCAACTGCGCTGTGAGAGGGCCACGGCTTCAGCCCTCACAATGATAGCTGAAGCCATGAACCGTCAGGCTGCAGTGAATGAGAGGCAATGCAGGCTTCTTGAGGAGGGGCTCCTCATATGGAAAAAG GCTAATGAAAGGAGCAATGAAGACACTTAA
- the LOC105383566 gene encoding uncharacterized protein LOC105383566 isoform X2 translates to MYPISVLNCFRIMNETNTSSSRVSYSQLEALLAFMEEHRELAAGFLRSTEARHKSQKLWEELGITLNCIGGGSIKTAKGWSKYWSDYKNKLKARVRSLNKSHTGTGGGGALGPPLSAIEERAVGIMGPQFGKNIKNVQVDPLPPLNLNEGCCVVLPFGDENCPPPPPPPPATTATVTSGGNTATTSHSGLYEKPEPNISYATDNDEHGSSTPIKRIKMKRQRISTPRSALAEAKADVLNLQQEQLRCERATASALTMIAEAMNRQAAVNERQCRLLEEGLLIWKKVGYS, encoded by the exons atGTATCCAATTTctgttttgaattgttttagaaTCATGAACGAGACGAATACTAGCAGCAGCAGAGTCTCCTACTCGCAGTTGGAGGCTCTGCTTGCTTTTATGGAGGAGCACCGGGAACTGGCTGCCGGGTTCCTAAGATCAACGGAAGCCCGGCACAAAAGCCAAAAGCTATGGGAGGAACTCGGGATCACTCTCAACTGCATAGGCGGGGGGTCAATTAAGACCGCGAAAGGGTGGTCTAAA tACTGGAGCGACTATAAGAATAAATTGAAGGCGCGGGTGAGGTCCCTCAACAAGTCCCACACTGGGACTGGAGGAGGGGGAGCACTAGGCCCTCCTCTGTCTGCAATAGAGGAGCGGGCAGTGGGGATAATGGGTCCCCAATTtggaaaaaacataaaaaatgtacAGGTTGACCCGCTGCCCCCTCTCAATTTAAATGAAGGTTGTTGTGTG gTGCTTCCCTTTGGAGACGAAAACTGTccgccaccaccaccaccgccACCTGCCACAACAGCCACTGTGACTAGTGGTGGCAATACTGCTACTACTAGTCATAGTGGCTTATATGAAAAACCTGAGCCTAATATTTCAT atGCCACTGATAATGATGAGCATGGAAGCTCTACACCTATCAAAAGGATCAAAATGAAACGGCAGC GTATTTCAACACCCAGAAGTGCATTGGCTGAAGCCAAAGCCGATGTactcaacttgcaacaagaaCAACTGCGCTGTGAGAGGGCCACGGCTTCAGCCCTCACAATGATAGCTGAAGCCATGAACCGTCAGGCTGCAGTGAATGAGAGGCAATGCAGGCTTCTTGAGGAGGGGCTCCTCATATGGAAAAAGGTAGGTTATTCCTAA
- the LOC125488462 gene encoding putative 1-phosphatidylinositol 3-phosphate 5-kinase gives MILENCAEPNLGCCILLRGGSLAELTKVKKVVKFLLLAYYNWKLERAFLHDIETVLPEPGMNFDDLDDEETKDKTTNDEDNKSAKLETDNQNDPTEKKSVKLETDQKVEDKDDPLQKKPFVRKVESDKNLSCGVPIRDFSDPLRASQMGSDDEVFAPVEEASLKADSLNDRWSTDDVVLSMSPNIVVNPPYLQTEVGRACPLRRYYPEQLFPPPPALAPPPAHAQPVVQADELRLKELHPFLTQTITAPADDNTLRASLAHYRATGCRLADNDHTLSCPMFNPSILKKEAQKETQVDTTSEKDKDKSTYLDPLAPENHQVLSLLFYSFSNKSANVPDFCVNPWIMNIDLYGRRDITLGAFLEKYCFNGETKCPSTNCQVPMNQHVRRYCYTHICFTCRFVHEDVCIQITCNTIGHSNVDKVTDDKNNQVMFWSRCTSCGRAARARRLSSLARSLSLAQYISLRARAPRLLRAACEHPAQRHDHYFATRLTTACFKYSKITMWDISLPPAVVSTRYDTRVMRDALVGQLNELMLKAHETFSALPAGAAAELGGFKQLTETLQLSLASPSLHPLTTPGVVRHLWSVSDKIIAGEKMVRDLQEKWASPAKPVKAQDIVDEKSSDLEDSGAGETSHEKTDLVAKDETDRPGEEDEEKGDKKTVRQILAQLLSNNQPCNQAGMIISHGLLPVVVFAGEIGSVIAAALASVTYQRSLHTALSQHPDQEESDVTSSGKEDKKTDSEKTKAAKTNDHIEVQLKDGLLCRVYYAKQFHKLRHMLLAPLTSNPDIVDEFSRAPPSKAEVERCCTDEAKEVKTLCDIEEGFIRSLAHCVPWAALGGKSGSTFCKTKDDRYVLKEMTKPEWQQFLEFAPHYFNHVIHAHQNTLPTLLARILGVFSVGGAGNGVLVMENLLYGCPPQTRRFDLKGSSRPQREPEPAVMQDHYLLRDTSNIHSCVLYGCPPQTRRFDLKGSSRPQREPEPAVMQDHYLLRVRWETQFYVYTHAARVLFACIERDAAFLATHCVMDYSLLLGVTHSELLLGLIDYIRTFTWDKKLEHYVKKNLRSGQPTVVSPEQYRRRFLAAMRKYFMQCPDHWDRFYTQPVIDSVSF, from the exons ATGATACTAGAGAACTGCGCCGAACCCAACTTAGGCTGCTGCATACTCTTGCGCGGGGGCTCCCTAGCAGAACTAACCAAAGTGAAGAAAGTCGTCAAATTCCTCCTCCTAGCCTATTACAACTGGAAACTAGAGAGGGCATTCCTACACGACATCGAAACTGTCCTCCCTGAGCCAGGGATGAACTTTGATGACCTTGACGATGaagaaacaaaagataaaacaaCCAATGATGAAGATAACAAATCTGCCAAACTAGAAACTGATAATCAGAATGATCCTACGGAGAAAAAATCTGTGAAACTAGAAACTGATCAGAAAGTTGAAGACAAAGATGATCCGTTGCAAAAGAAACCGTTTGTGAGGAAAGTGGAAAGTGATAAGAATTTAAGTTGTGGCGTCCCGATTAGAGACTTCAGTGATCCGTTGAGAGCTTCGCAGATGGGTAGTGATGATGAGGTTTTTGCGCCAGTTGAAGAGGCCTCTCTGAAGGCTGATAGTCTAAATGACAG ATGGTCAACAGACGACGTAGTCCTCTCCATGTCGCCCAACATCGTGGTGAACCCGCCCTACCTACAGACAGAAGTGGGACGCGCGTGCCCGCTGCGGCGCTACTACCCCGAACAGCTgttcccgccgccgcccgccctcgcgccgccgcccgcccacgCGCAGCCGGTGGTGCAAGCTGACGAGCTGAGGCTTAAG GAGCTCCACCCGTTCCTCACACAAACCATCACAGCGCCGGCGGACGACAACACACTCCGGGCCTCGCTCGCTCACTACCGCGCCACGGGCTGCCGGCTCGCCGACAACGATCATACAC TAAGCTGCCCAATGTTCAACCCGTCTATACTGAAGAAAGAGGCGCAGAAAGAGACACAAGTAGACACTACCAGTGAGAAAGACAAGGACAAGAGTACCTACCTCGACCCACTTGCACCGGAAAACCACCAAGTTCTGAGTCTGCTGTTCTACAGTTTCAGCAACAAGTCCGCTAATGTGCCCGACTTTTGTGTCAACCCTTG GATAATGAACATAGACCTGTACGGCCGGCGAGACATCACTCTGGGAGCGTTTCTGGAGAAGTATTGCTTCAACGGGGAGACCAAGTGTCCGTCGACTAACTGCCAAGTGCCGATGAACCAACATGTGCGAAGGTACTGT TATACACATATCTGTTTTACTTGCAGATTCGTCCATGAGGATGTGTGTATACAAATCACTTGCAACACCATCGGTCACAGCAACGTCGATAAAGTCACCGATGACAAGAATAATCAG GTGATGTTCTGGTCGCGTTGCACGTCctgcgggcgggcggcgcgcgcgcggcgtcTCTCCTCACTAGCTCGTTCCCTCTCGCTCGCTCAGTACATATCGTTAcgcgcgcgcgccccgcgcctGCTGCGCGCCGCCTGCGAGCATCCCGCGCAACGACACGACCATTACTTCGCTACGAGGCTCACTACTGCGTGTTTCAA ATATAGCAAGATCACAATGTGGGACATCTCGCTGCCGCCCGCCGTGGTCTCGACGCGCTACGACACGCGAGTCATGCGGGACGCGTTGGTGGGCCAACTCAACGAACTCATGCTGAAAG CTCACGAAACATTCAGCGCACTGCCagccggcgcggcggccgaACTGGGCGGGTTCAAGCAACTCACCGAGACGCTGCAACTGTCGCTGGCCTCGCCCAGTCTGCACCCGCTGACCACGCCCG GCGTAGTGCGCCATCTGTGGAGCGTGTCGGACAAGATCATAGCGGGCGAGAAGATGGTGCGGGACCTGCAGGAGAAGTGGGCCAGCCCCGCCAAGCCTGTCAAGGCTCAGGATATAG TGGATGAAAAGTCATCGGATCTAGAAGACTCGGGTGCCGGCGAGACCAGCCATGAAAAAACTG ATTTAGTGGCCAAAGATGAAACAGATCGACCag GTGAAGAAGATGAAGAGAAAGGAGATAAGAAAACTGTGAGACAAATCCTAGCGCAGCTTCTGTCGAACAACCAACCCTGCAATcag GCGGGCATGATAATATCCCACGGGCTGCTGCCGGTGGTGGTGTTCGCGGGGGAGATCGGCTCCGTGATCGCGGCCGCGCTCGCCTCCGTCACCTACCAGCGCTCGCTGCACACTGCGCTCAG TCAACACCCAGATCAAGAGGAGTCTGACGTGACCAGCTCCGGGAAAGAAGACAAGAAGACCGACAGCGAGAAGACCAAGGCGGCCAAGACCAACGACCACATCGAAGTGCAGTTGAAG GACGGTCTCCTCTGCCGCGTGTACTACGCGAAGCAGTTCCACAAGCTGCGCCACATGCTACTAGCGCCGCTCACTAGCAACCCGGACATTGTGGACGAGTTCTCGCGCGCCCCGCCGAGCAAGGCAGAAGTGGAGAGGTGTTGCACCGATGAGGCGAAAGAGG TGAAGACGCTATGCGACATAGAAGAGGGTTTCATCAGGTCACTGGCTCACTGCGTGCCGTGGGCCGCGCTCGGGGGCAAGTCGGGGTCTACATTCTGTAAAACTAAAG ATGACCGATACGTATTGAAAGAGATGACGAAACCAGAGTGGCAACAGTTCCTGGAGTTCGCACCGCACTACTTCAACCACGTCATACACGCGCACCAGAACACGCTGCCTACCCTGCTAG CCCGAATCCTCGGAGTATTCAGCGTCGGCGGCGCCGGCAACGGAGTCCTCGTAATGGAGAACCTTCTCTATGGTTGTCCACCTCAAACCCGCCGCTTCGACCTGAAGGGGTCGTCGCGGCCGCAGCGCGAGCCCGAGCCCGCCGTCATGCAGGACCACTATCTGCTGCGAG ACACTAGTAATATCCACTCGTGTGTACTCTATGGTTGTCCGCCTCAAACCCGCCGCTTCGACCTGAAGGGGTCGTCGCGGCCGCAGCGGGAGCCCGAGCCCGCTGTGATGCAGGACCACTATCTGCTGCGAG TCCGCTGGGAAACCCAATTCTACGTGTACACGCACGCGGCCCGCGTCCTTTTCGCGTGCATCGAGCGAGACGCCGCCTTCCTCGCCACGCACTGCGTGATGGACTACTCCTTGCTGCTTGGAGTCACGCACAGCGAGCTGCTGCTCGGACTCATCG ACTACATCCGAACGTTCACGTGGGACAAAAAGCTCGAGCATTACGTCAAGAAAAACCTCCGCTCCGGACAGCCTACAGTGGTGTCCCCCGAGCAGTACCGGCGGAGGTTCCTCGCCGCCATGCGCAAGTACTTCATGCAGTGCCCCGACCACTGGGACCGGTTCTACACTCAGCCCGTGATTGACTCCGTTTCATTTT